The Glycine soja cultivar W05 chromosome 8, ASM419377v2, whole genome shotgun sequence genome has a window encoding:
- the LOC114423117 gene encoding uncharacterized FCP1 homology domain-containing protein C1271.03c-like, whose translation MEPRRERRKKLVRRIPKEGIKNTTNTESAVVDETNSDKQVSCSNELRKLSGSSINTDRQKTLQISTVRPSILCLKKKLIVLDLNGLLVDMVSPPPKYCKADAIIGRKAMFKRPFYLEFLNFCFEKFEVAVWSSRTKKNIKNIIDCLMGNMKERLLFCWDLSYCTKTSFKTLENEHKPLVFKDLRKIWEKHDSNLPWEKGYFNQSNTLLLDDSPYKALLNPPYNSVFPHTFNFQNKSDNSLAAGGDLRQYLDGLANAENMVKYVEQHPFGQEAINERSQSWNFYLNVIDSLST comes from the exons ATGGAACCCCGTAGAGAGcgaagaaaaaaattagttcGTCGCATACCAAAGGAAGGCATAAAAAATACCACGAATACTGAGTCAGCTGTAGTAGATGAAACAAATAGTGATAAACAAGTTTCTTGTAGTAATGAGTTGCGGAAATTATCCGGTTCTAGTATAAATACAGATAGGCAAAAAACTTTGCAAATTTCTACAGTTAGACCGTCAATTTTGTGTTTAAAGAAGAAGCTTATTGTTCTTGATTTAAATGGGCTGCTTGTGGACATGGTTTCTCCCCCTCCAAAGTACTGTAAAGCAGATGCAATCATAGGAAGGAAAGCAA TGTTCAAGAGACCTTTTTATCTTGAGTTTCTGAACTTCTGCTTTGAGAAATTTGAAGTGGCTGTATGGTCTTCAAGAACCAA gaaaaatataaaaaatatcattgattGTTTGATGGGAAACATGAAAGAAAGGTTGCTTTTTTGTTGG GATCTTTCTTATTGTACCAAAACAAGTTTCAAAACTCTTGAAAACGAGCACAAGCCACTGGTTTTTAAGGATTTGAGGAAAATTTGGGAGAAGCATGATTCTAATCTTCCATGGGAGAAGGGATACTTTAATCAATCAAATACATTGCTGTTGGATGATTCTCCATACAAGGCATTGCTTAATCCG CCGTACAACTCAGTGTTTCCACACACGTTCAATTTTCAGAATAAGAGCGACAATTCACTAG CTGCTGGAGGTGATCTGCGACAATATTTGGATGGTTTGGCAAATGCTGAAAATATGGTGAAGTATGTTGAGCAACACCCATTTGGTCAAGAAGCTATCAATGAAAGAAGTCAAAGTTGGAACTTCTACCTCAATGTTATTGACAGTCTTTCTACCTGA